The proteins below come from a single Ochotona princeps isolate mOchPri1 chromosome 6, mOchPri1.hap1, whole genome shotgun sequence genomic window:
- the SYNM gene encoding synemin isoform X1, giving the protein MLSWRLHTGAEKAELQELNARLYDYVCRVRELERENQLLEEELCRRCAQEDLWVQGQARYAEEARGLRQQLEELSWTTERAESECEVLRRELRELQQLGAEARAARGRLDAELGARQRELQEALSAQAALEALLGRLQAERQGLDAAHERDVRELRSRAASLTMHYRARLSGPAAPPPGLRQVHDSLALLAAESWQETVQLYEDEVHELEEALRRGQESRREAEEEARLCAHEAEALGRQVLELEQLRARLEDELLRRQEEYGLQAEEHQRVIDCLEDEKAALTLAMADRLRDYQDLVQVKTGLSLEVATYRALLEGESNPEILIWTKHIESALPELKSTTYRYTDSLVQRENERNLFARQKVALDSHLPGHLRPKTTSLSTGTAGRGPVGSGYSSVATTQREYSYGKTVEGQNGFGLFRGTSARVKTLPDRPKPEGASDAPTYLAKGSTSILESHWERRDNVVARGSDGAGPKDRAILVGKKTETKATGEQERSRLGAIRPQPVEKMFDSKEKASEERNLRWEELTKLDKEARERESQQMTEKAGARESSKGSSMRAREVSISLQESRAVRPEASPKGLPGTKEAGGSASGEVGTRQPGLRLGPGDARSSPHSGSSTETVAQNIVTSILKQFTQAPDAESSTQVLPDTKVTYLDRKELPGAGRTKTEIVVESRLTQAVDVSDEAGLETLLGQGTGDDVSLQGKSAERLIGDIIDLELKGRGGRAKVLNVEIVEEPVGYMGERKVGEPPTPFRVEEVDDVVPGPQVLVEEEEGDADGDVMFSTHGRQNRTRVEEVTESGDSEGEQSYFVSTPDEQPGAQDEDEGSVYGQIHIEEQSSIRYSWQDEIAQGTRRRRQRDEAGSEKVVQALDVPVATSEGDVASVHWREQASGELRVEPTVIEKEIRIPQEFRASIQGVVSKKPRDQMAEVIGQLEETLPARMREELSALTREGPGEPGGVSVDVTKLRASNGGSVTLLAKVNLSQTVDADQLDLEELSRDDAGEIEKAVESVVQQSLAGHRGRAPGSPEADDGTEAPAASFRFKRWATRELYSASEDGADAGPGMPASPGPVSATVEVSGPTGLAQSPVLEDVNLSMRRVQLGPGGIWRTESASGAGAAAGAGEVSVEGGLGPSQAGPSRSVRHVTLGSQQSQVFQEVVFRSPSPTWQQAVGTEEPGPAELPGDMDGLNQQFRAEKEVTVQGPGARAGAGEEGIQTSVRHLQLAPKEGPLGPIEFTVPFSEHSGLSLQGDSEHPQEEGLGVSTAMRHIRLGPQTREQVVFQGLGPGSEELSDSESVVHSEARTVRVTEKSIFHSMVDGEGDTAGVGETASLSRSFRHIQLGPTEAQGLGHLVVHAPVTKTFALVGSAGAPELGQAADGRPVAQGPTETSFTFQMAVSDVEAGTEAQGAWTDAGGEKGEERAGLDRTVQLQRMVDQRSVVSDEKKVALLYLDNEEEDSDGHWF; this is encoded by the exons ATGCTGTCCTGGCGGCTGCACACAGGCGCCGAGAAAGCCGAGCTGCAGGAGCTCAACGCCCGGCTCTATGACTACGTGTGCCGGGTGCGGGAGCTAGAGCGCGAGAACCAGCTCCTGGAGGAGGAGCTGTGCCGCCGCTGCGCGCAGGAGGACCTGTGGGTCCAGGGGCAGGCTCGCTACGCCGAGGAGGCGCGAGGCCTGCGGCAGCAGCTGGAGGAGCTGAGCTGGACCACCGAGCGGGCCGAGAGCGAGTGCGAAGTGCTACGGCGCGAGCTGCGAGAGCTGCAGCAACTGGGGGCCGAGGCGCGCGCCGCCCGCGGCCGCCTGGACGCCGAGCTGGGCGCACGGCAGCGCGAGCTTCAGGAGGCGCTGAGCGCGCAGGCCGCCCTCGAGGCGCTTCTGGGCCGTTTGCAGGCCGAGCGCCAGGGCCTGGACGCGGCCCACGAGCGCGACGTGCGGGAGCTGCGCTCGCGTGCCGCCAGCCTGACCATGCACTACCGCGCCCGCCTCTCCGGCCCCGCCGCGCCCCCGCCGGGCCTGCGACAGGTGCATGACAGCTTAGCGCTGCTGGCCGCCGAGTCGTGGCAGGAGACGGTGCAGCTGTACGAGGACGAGGTGCACGAGCTGGAGGAGGCACTGCGGCGTGGCCAGGAGAGCCGGCGCGAGGCCGAGGAGGAGGCGCGGCTGTGTGCGCACGAAGCGGAGGCTCTGGGGCGCCAGGTGCTGGAGCTGGAGCAGTTGCGCGCGCGGCTGGAGGACGAGCTGCTGCGGAGGCAGGAGGAGTACGGGCTGCAGGCCGAGGAGCACCAG AGAGTGATCGACTGCCTGGAGGATGAGAAGGCGGCCCTCACCTTGGCCATGGCTGACCGGCTTCGGGACTATCAGGACCTTGTGCAGGTCAAGACTGGCCTTAGCCTTGAGGTGGCGACTTACAG GGCCTTGTTGGAGGGCGAAAGCAACCCGGAGATCCTGATCTGGACCAAGCACATTGAAAGCGCCCTGCCAG AGCTCAAGAGCACGACCTACCGCTACACTGACTCGCTGGTGCAGAGGGAGAATGAACGCAACCTGTTTGCCAGGCAGAAGGTGGCCCTGGACTCTCACCTGCCTGGGCACCTGCGGCCAAAGACCACCTCGCTTAGCACAGGCACTGCGGGCAGAGGCCCTGTGGGCTCCGGGTACTCGTCCGTGGCCACCACCCAACGGGAGTACTCTTATGGGAAGACTGTTGAGGGTCAGAACGGCTTCGGGCTGTTCAGAGGCACCAGTGCCCGGGTGAAAACCCTCCCCGACAGACCGAAACCTGAAGGGGCCAGCGATGCTCCCACTTACCTGGCCAAGGGGTCCACCAGCATCCTGGAGTCACACTGGGAACGCCGGGACAATGTGGTGGCACGTGGCTCTGATGGCGCCGGGCCAAAGGACAGGGCCATCCTTGtgggaaagaagacagaaacaaaggCCACAGGGGAACAGGAGAGGAGCAGACTGGGAGCCATCCGACCACAGCCAGTGGAGAAGATGTTTGATTCTAAGGAGAAGGCCTCAGAGGAGAGGAACTTGAGGTGGGAAGAGCTGACCAAGCTTGACAAGgaagcaagggagagagaaagccagCAGATGACAGAAAAAGCTGGAGCAAGGGAGTCCTCCAAGGGAAGCAGCATGCGTGCCCGAGAGGTTTCCATTAGTCTACAGGAATCGCGGGCCGTGAGGCCAGAGGCGTCCCCCAAGGGTTTGCCAGGCACGAAGGAAGCAGGGGGCAGTGCCAGTGGGGAGGTGGGCACGAGACAGCCAGGGTTGCGGCTGGGCCCTGGAGATGCCCGCAGCTCTCCGCACAGTGGGTCCTCCACAGAGACGGTGGCTCAGAACATTGTCACCAGCATCCTCAAGCAGTTCACCCAGGCTCCCGACGCCGAGTCATCCACCCAGGTGCTGCCTGACACGAAGGTCACCTACTTGGACAGGAAAGAGCTGCCCGGGGCTGGGAGGACAAAGACAGAGATCGTGGTGGAATCAAGGCTCACACAGGCTGTGGACGTTTCGGATGAGGCCGGTTTGGAGACCCTCTTGGGCCAGGGCACGGGGGATGACGTGAGCCTGCAGGGCAAGTCAGCAGAGCGGCTGATTGGTGACATCATCGACCTGGAACTGAAGGGCAGGGGCGGGAGGGCCAAGGTGCTCAACGTGGAGATCGTGGAGGAGCCCGTGGGCTACATGGGGGAGAGGAAAGTGGGAGAGCCGCCCACACCCTTTCGGGTGGAGGAGGTGGATGATGTGGTTCCAGGTCCCCAGGTGCTTgtggaggaagaagagggggatGCCGATGGTGATGTCATGTTCTCAACCCACGGGCGTCAGAACAGAACCCGAGTGGAAGAGGTGACAGAGTCAGGTGACTCGGAAGGGGAGCAGAGCTATTTTGTATCCACCCCGGACGAGCAGCCTGGGGCTCAGGACGAAGACGAAGGCTCGGTGTACGGGCAGATCCACATCGAGGAGCAGTCCAGCATCCGGTACTCATGGCAGGATGAGATCGCACAGGGCACAcgcaggaggagacagagggacgAGGCCGGCAGCGAGAAGGTTGTGCAGGCTCTGGATGTCCCTGTGGCTACCTCGGAGGGGGACGTGGCATCCGTTCACTGGAGGGAGCAGGCCAGTGGTGAGTTGCGTGTGGAGCCCACGGTCATTGAGAAGGAGATCAGGATCCCACAGGAGTTCCGTGCCTCCATCCAGGGCGTCGTCTCCAAGAAGCCCCGTGACCAGATGGCTGAGGTGATCGGGCAGCTGGaggagaccctcccagcacgCATGAGGGAGGAGCTGTCGGCCCTGACCCGGGAGGGCCCAGGAGAACCAGGCGGTGTCTCAGTGGATGTCACGAAGCTGCGGGCCTCCAATGGTGGCTCCGTGACCTTGCTCGCCAAGGTCAACCTCTCCCAGACCGTGGATGCCGATCAGCTGGACCTGGAGGAGCTGAGCAGAGATGATGCTGGGGAGATTGAGAAGGCCGTGGAGTCAGTGGTGCAGCAGAGCTTGGCCGGGCACCGTGGCCGTGCCCCAGGCAGCCCAGAGGCAGATGATGGTACCGAGGCCCCTGCTGCCAGTTTCCGCTTCAAGCGCTGGGCCACTAGGGAACTATACAGCGCTTCTGAGGATGGGGCAGATGCTGGGCCAGGGATGCCGGCTTCCCCAGGCCCTGTGTCGGCCACTGTGGAGGTCAGCGGCCCCACAGGCCTGGCCCAGTCGCCCGTGTTGGAGGACGTGAACCTGTCCATGCGGCGCGTGCAGCTGGGCCCTGGCGGCATCTGGAGGACTGAGAGTGCATCAGGTGCgggagctgctgctggagccGGGGAGGTAAGTGTGGAGGGTGGCCTGGGCCCGAGTCAGGCAGGACCCAGCCGCTCCGTGAGGCATGTCACCTTGGGTTCCCAGCAAAGCCAAGTGTTCCAAGAAGTCGTCTTCCGCAGTCCCAGCCCTACCTGGCAGCAGGCTGTGGGCACAGAAGAGCCAGGCCCGGCAGAGCTGCCCGGAGATATggatggactgaaccagcagTTCCGTGCCGAGAAGGAAGTGACGGTGCAGGGGcccggggccagggctggggcaggcgaGGAGGGTATCCAGACTTCTGTAAGGCACCTGCAGTTGGCCCCTAAGGAAGGGCCCCTTGGGCCCATCGAGTTCACTGTGCCTTTCTCAGAGCACAGTGGGCTGAGCCTGCAGGGAGACTCCGAGCACCCTCAGGAGGAGGGCTTGGGGGTCAGCACAGCCATGAGGCACATCCGCCTTGGGCCCCAGACCAGAGAGCAGGTGGTCTTccaggggctggggcctgggTCAGAGGAGCTGAGTGATTCAGAGAGCGTGGTCCACAGTGAGGCCAGAACGGTCCGTGTGACCGAGAAGAGCATCTTCCACAGCATGGTGGATGGGGAGGGGGACACGGCAGGGGTGGGAGAGACCGCCAGCCTCAGCCGCTCCTTTAGGCACATTCAGCTGGGTCCCACGGAGGCTCAAGGCCTGGGACACCTTGTTGTCCATGCCCCTGTGACCAAAACGTTTGCCCTAGTAGGCTCAGCTGGTGCCcccgagctgggccaggcagcagacGGCAGGCCCGTGGCACAGGGGCCTACGGAGACTTCCTTTACCTTTCAGATGGCTGTGAGTGATGTAGAGGCgggcacagaggcccaaggcGCCTGGACAGACGCTGGCGGCGAGAAGGGCGAGGAGCGGGCCGGGTTGGATAGGACGGTGCAGCTGCAGAGGATGGTGGACCAGAGGTCGGTGGTCTCAGACGAAAAGAAAGTCGCCCTCCTCTATCTAGACAACGAGGAGGAGGACAGCGACGGACACTGGTTTTGA
- the SYNM gene encoding synemin isoform X2, with the protein MLSWRLHTGAEKAELQELNARLYDYVCRVRELERENQLLEEELCRRCAQEDLWVQGQARYAEEARGLRQQLEELSWTTERAESECEVLRRELRELQQLGAEARAARGRLDAELGARQRELQEALSAQAALEALLGRLQAERQGLDAAHERDVRELRSRAASLTMHYRARLSGPAAPPPGLRQVHDSLALLAAESWQETVQLYEDEVHELEEALRRGQESRREAEEEARLCAHEAEALGRQVLELEQLRARLEDELLRRQEEYGLQAEEHQRVIDCLEDEKAALTLAMADRLRDYQDLVQVKTGLSLEVATYRALLEGESNPEILIWTKHIESALPELKSTTYRYTDSLVQRENERNLFARQKVALDSHLPGHLRPKTTSLSTGTAGRGPVGSGYSSVATTQREYSYGKTVEGQNGFGLFRGTSARVKTLPDRPKPEGASDAPTYLAKGSTSILESHWERRDNVVARGSDGAGPKDRAILVGKKTETKATGEQERSRLGAIRPQPVEKMFDSKEKASEERNLRWEELTKLDKEARERESQQMTEKAGARESSKGSSMRAREVSISLQESRAVRPEASPKGLPGTKEAGGSASGEVGTRQPGLRLGPGDARSSPHSGSSTETVAQNIVTSILKQFTQAPDAESSTQVLPDTKVTYLDRKELPGAGRTKTEIVVESRLTQAVDVSDEAGLETLLGQGTGDDVSLQGKSAERLIGDIIDLELKGRGGRAKVLNVEIVEEPVGYMGERKVGEPPTPFRVEEVDDVVPGPQVLVEEEEGDADGDVMFSTHGRQNRTRVEEVTESGDSEGEQSYFVSTPDEQPGAQDEDEGSVYGQIHIEEQSSIRYSWQDEIAQGTRRRRQRDEAGSEKVVQALDVPVATSEGDVASVHWREQASGELRVEPTVIEKEIRIPQEFRASIQGVVSKKPRDQMAEVIGQLEETLPARMREELSALTREGPGEPGGVSVDVTKLRASNGGSVTLLAKVNLSQTVDADQLDLEELSRDDAGEIEKAVESVVQQSLAGHRGRAPGSPEADDGTEAPAASFRFKRWATRELYSASEDGADAGPGMPASPGPVSATVEVSGPTGLAQSPVLEDVNLSMRRVQLGPGGIWRTESASGAGAAAGAGEMAVSDVEAGTEAQGAWTDAGGEKGEERAGLDRTVQLQRMVDQRSVVSDEKKVALLYLDNEEEDSDGHWF; encoded by the exons ATGCTGTCCTGGCGGCTGCACACAGGCGCCGAGAAAGCCGAGCTGCAGGAGCTCAACGCCCGGCTCTATGACTACGTGTGCCGGGTGCGGGAGCTAGAGCGCGAGAACCAGCTCCTGGAGGAGGAGCTGTGCCGCCGCTGCGCGCAGGAGGACCTGTGGGTCCAGGGGCAGGCTCGCTACGCCGAGGAGGCGCGAGGCCTGCGGCAGCAGCTGGAGGAGCTGAGCTGGACCACCGAGCGGGCCGAGAGCGAGTGCGAAGTGCTACGGCGCGAGCTGCGAGAGCTGCAGCAACTGGGGGCCGAGGCGCGCGCCGCCCGCGGCCGCCTGGACGCCGAGCTGGGCGCACGGCAGCGCGAGCTTCAGGAGGCGCTGAGCGCGCAGGCCGCCCTCGAGGCGCTTCTGGGCCGTTTGCAGGCCGAGCGCCAGGGCCTGGACGCGGCCCACGAGCGCGACGTGCGGGAGCTGCGCTCGCGTGCCGCCAGCCTGACCATGCACTACCGCGCCCGCCTCTCCGGCCCCGCCGCGCCCCCGCCGGGCCTGCGACAGGTGCATGACAGCTTAGCGCTGCTGGCCGCCGAGTCGTGGCAGGAGACGGTGCAGCTGTACGAGGACGAGGTGCACGAGCTGGAGGAGGCACTGCGGCGTGGCCAGGAGAGCCGGCGCGAGGCCGAGGAGGAGGCGCGGCTGTGTGCGCACGAAGCGGAGGCTCTGGGGCGCCAGGTGCTGGAGCTGGAGCAGTTGCGCGCGCGGCTGGAGGACGAGCTGCTGCGGAGGCAGGAGGAGTACGGGCTGCAGGCCGAGGAGCACCAG AGAGTGATCGACTGCCTGGAGGATGAGAAGGCGGCCCTCACCTTGGCCATGGCTGACCGGCTTCGGGACTATCAGGACCTTGTGCAGGTCAAGACTGGCCTTAGCCTTGAGGTGGCGACTTACAG GGCCTTGTTGGAGGGCGAAAGCAACCCGGAGATCCTGATCTGGACCAAGCACATTGAAAGCGCCCTGCCAG AGCTCAAGAGCACGACCTACCGCTACACTGACTCGCTGGTGCAGAGGGAGAATGAACGCAACCTGTTTGCCAGGCAGAAGGTGGCCCTGGACTCTCACCTGCCTGGGCACCTGCGGCCAAAGACCACCTCGCTTAGCACAGGCACTGCGGGCAGAGGCCCTGTGGGCTCCGGGTACTCGTCCGTGGCCACCACCCAACGGGAGTACTCTTATGGGAAGACTGTTGAGGGTCAGAACGGCTTCGGGCTGTTCAGAGGCACCAGTGCCCGGGTGAAAACCCTCCCCGACAGACCGAAACCTGAAGGGGCCAGCGATGCTCCCACTTACCTGGCCAAGGGGTCCACCAGCATCCTGGAGTCACACTGGGAACGCCGGGACAATGTGGTGGCACGTGGCTCTGATGGCGCCGGGCCAAAGGACAGGGCCATCCTTGtgggaaagaagacagaaacaaaggCCACAGGGGAACAGGAGAGGAGCAGACTGGGAGCCATCCGACCACAGCCAGTGGAGAAGATGTTTGATTCTAAGGAGAAGGCCTCAGAGGAGAGGAACTTGAGGTGGGAAGAGCTGACCAAGCTTGACAAGgaagcaagggagagagaaagccagCAGATGACAGAAAAAGCTGGAGCAAGGGAGTCCTCCAAGGGAAGCAGCATGCGTGCCCGAGAGGTTTCCATTAGTCTACAGGAATCGCGGGCCGTGAGGCCAGAGGCGTCCCCCAAGGGTTTGCCAGGCACGAAGGAAGCAGGGGGCAGTGCCAGTGGGGAGGTGGGCACGAGACAGCCAGGGTTGCGGCTGGGCCCTGGAGATGCCCGCAGCTCTCCGCACAGTGGGTCCTCCACAGAGACGGTGGCTCAGAACATTGTCACCAGCATCCTCAAGCAGTTCACCCAGGCTCCCGACGCCGAGTCATCCACCCAGGTGCTGCCTGACACGAAGGTCACCTACTTGGACAGGAAAGAGCTGCCCGGGGCTGGGAGGACAAAGACAGAGATCGTGGTGGAATCAAGGCTCACACAGGCTGTGGACGTTTCGGATGAGGCCGGTTTGGAGACCCTCTTGGGCCAGGGCACGGGGGATGACGTGAGCCTGCAGGGCAAGTCAGCAGAGCGGCTGATTGGTGACATCATCGACCTGGAACTGAAGGGCAGGGGCGGGAGGGCCAAGGTGCTCAACGTGGAGATCGTGGAGGAGCCCGTGGGCTACATGGGGGAGAGGAAAGTGGGAGAGCCGCCCACACCCTTTCGGGTGGAGGAGGTGGATGATGTGGTTCCAGGTCCCCAGGTGCTTgtggaggaagaagagggggatGCCGATGGTGATGTCATGTTCTCAACCCACGGGCGTCAGAACAGAACCCGAGTGGAAGAGGTGACAGAGTCAGGTGACTCGGAAGGGGAGCAGAGCTATTTTGTATCCACCCCGGACGAGCAGCCTGGGGCTCAGGACGAAGACGAAGGCTCGGTGTACGGGCAGATCCACATCGAGGAGCAGTCCAGCATCCGGTACTCATGGCAGGATGAGATCGCACAGGGCACAcgcaggaggagacagagggacgAGGCCGGCAGCGAGAAGGTTGTGCAGGCTCTGGATGTCCCTGTGGCTACCTCGGAGGGGGACGTGGCATCCGTTCACTGGAGGGAGCAGGCCAGTGGTGAGTTGCGTGTGGAGCCCACGGTCATTGAGAAGGAGATCAGGATCCCACAGGAGTTCCGTGCCTCCATCCAGGGCGTCGTCTCCAAGAAGCCCCGTGACCAGATGGCTGAGGTGATCGGGCAGCTGGaggagaccctcccagcacgCATGAGGGAGGAGCTGTCGGCCCTGACCCGGGAGGGCCCAGGAGAACCAGGCGGTGTCTCAGTGGATGTCACGAAGCTGCGGGCCTCCAATGGTGGCTCCGTGACCTTGCTCGCCAAGGTCAACCTCTCCCAGACCGTGGATGCCGATCAGCTGGACCTGGAGGAGCTGAGCAGAGATGATGCTGGGGAGATTGAGAAGGCCGTGGAGTCAGTGGTGCAGCAGAGCTTGGCCGGGCACCGTGGCCGTGCCCCAGGCAGCCCAGAGGCAGATGATGGTACCGAGGCCCCTGCTGCCAGTTTCCGCTTCAAGCGCTGGGCCACTAGGGAACTATACAGCGCTTCTGAGGATGGGGCAGATGCTGGGCCAGGGATGCCGGCTTCCCCAGGCCCTGTGTCGGCCACTGTGGAGGTCAGCGGCCCCACAGGCCTGGCCCAGTCGCCCGTGTTGGAGGACGTGAACCTGTCCATGCGGCGCGTGCAGCTGGGCCCTGGCGGCATCTGGAGGACTGAGAGTGCATCAGGTGCgggagctgctgctggagccGGGGAG ATGGCTGTGAGTGATGTAGAGGCgggcacagaggcccaaggcGCCTGGACAGACGCTGGCGGCGAGAAGGGCGAGGAGCGGGCCGGGTTGGATAGGACGGTGCAGCTGCAGAGGATGGTGGACCAGAGGTCGGTGGTCTCAGACGAAAAGAAAGTCGCCCTCCTCTATCTAGACAACGAGGAGGAGGACAGCGACGGACACTGGTTTTGA